The following coding sequences lie in one Apium graveolens cultivar Ventura chromosome 1, ASM990537v1, whole genome shotgun sequence genomic window:
- the LOC141673252 gene encoding 26S proteasome non-ATPase regulatory subunit 11 homolog — protein MSSSYLPATTESLIQATEAKDAQESISILYRVLEDPSSTSEALRIKEQAVSSLSDILREQCRAEELRNLLTQLRSFFAKIPKAKTAKIVRGIVDSVAKIPGTSHLQVSLCKEIVEWTRSEKRTFLRQRIEARLAALLMENKEYAEALSLLSGLIKEVRRLDDKLLLVEIDLLESKLHFSLRNLPKAKAALTAARTAANAIYVPPAQQGTIDLQSGILHAEEKDYKTGYSYFFEAFEAFNALEDPQAVYSLKYMLLCKIMVNQADDVAGIISSQKVGLHYQGPELDAMKAVADAHSKRSLKLFESALRDFKAQLEEDPIVHRHLSSLYDTLLEQNLCRLIEPFSRVEITHIAELIELPEDHVEKKLSQMILDKKFAGTLDQGAGCLVIFDDPKSDAIYPATLETISNIGKVVDSLFTRSAKIMA, from the coding sequence ATGTCTTCATCATATCTTCCTGCAACTACTGAATCACTGATTCAGGCTACAGAAGCTAAAGATGCGCAGGAGTCAATCTCCATTCTTTATCGTGTTCTTGAGGATCCTTCTTCCACTTCTGAAGCTTTACGAATCAAGGAGCAGGCAGTTTCCAGCCTCTCAGATATTCTTAGAGAGCAATGTAGGGCAGAGGAACTTCGTAACCTTTTGACCCAATTGAGGTCCTTCTTTGCCAAGATCCCGAAAGCAAAAACTGCTAAAATTGTGCGTGggattgttgattcagttgctaAAATACCAGGGACGTCTCATCTCCAGGTTTCCCTCTGTAAAGAAATTGTTGAGTGGACCCGTTCTGAGAAGCGTACTTTCCTTCGTCAGCGAATTGAAGCAAGGCTTGCAGCTCTTTTGATGGAGAACAAGGAGTATGCAGAGGCGTTAAGCCTCCTTTCAGGCCTAATTAAGGAGGTGAGAAGGTTAGATGACAAGCTTTTACTCGTGGAGATTGATCTGCTGGAGAGCAAGCTTCATTTCTCTCTGAGAAATCTTCCGAAGGCCAAAGCTGCCCTCACAGCCGCAAGAACAGCTGCTAATGCTATTTATGTGCCTCCAGCTCAACAGGGAACTATTGATTTGCAGAGCGGGATTCTTCATGCAGAGGAGAAAGACTACAAAACCGGATACAGCTATTTCTTTGAAGCTTTCGAAGCTTTCAATGCTCTTGAAGATCCGCAAGCAGTTTATAGTCTCAAGTATATGCTGTTGTGCAAAATTATGGTGAATCAGGCTGATGATGTGGCAGGAATAATATCATCACAGAAAGTGGGATTGCACTATCAAGGACCAGAACTTGATGCAATGAAGGCTGTTGCAGATGCTCATTCAAAGCGATCTCTAAAACTCTTTGAGTCTGCTCTTCGGGACTTTAAGGCACAACTAGAGGAAGACCCTATTGTGCATAGGCACTTATCTTCCCTCTATGACACGCTGCTGGAACAGAACCTCTGTAGGTTGATTGAGCCCTTCTCGAGAGTGGAGATCACTCATATTGCAGAATTAATTGAATTACCTGAAGACCATGTGGAGAAGAAACTGTCGCAGATGATTCTGGATAAGAAATTTGCAGGGACTTTAGATCAGGGCGCTGGATGCCTCGTGATATTTGATGATCCTAAATCAGATGCAATATACCCCGCAACATTAGAGACCATTTCAAACATTGGGAAGGTTGTTGACAGCCTCTTCACAAGGTCTGCCAAAATTATGGCATAA